The following is a genomic window from Bubalus bubalis isolate 160015118507 breed Murrah chromosome 6, NDDB_SH_1, whole genome shotgun sequence.
aagatatgactgagcaactttcattttcactttttttcacacACCTCTTAGGAGTGGACCTACCACCAGATTCTGAATTTTTGACTGCGGATTCAGTTCTTTTCCCACTAGGCCAATTGGAGTTCGCTGCTAGTTTGGAGCCAGAAGGGGGTCCAGGGGGCCAGCTAACTACATGAGGCATCACTGGAAATGTCGTGAGATGCAGGGAGATGGCATTTTCCAGAACTCCTCTTGGAGGCAGTATTGCACGGGGTTAGAAGTGTTTTTGGGTCCAGCTCAGACACTGGAGGGTTGAGTGAactcggtttccccatctgtacaatgggatgaTAATAGTGTCTATGTCATGGGGATGTCGTGGGGATTAAATGAATGGATAGCTGTAATTTGTATTGTAAGCAATAGAGTCTGTAAATACAATttccaaaacatttaaaaattattgtaggGTACTTAAAGAGTGTCTAGCACTTTGGAAGAGCCACTGAAGtatttgctgttattattatgaaGACGTTTGGGAACTGGTGTTGCTGGTGGGTGTGCGTGTTTGGGCCCACACTGAGTGCCTGAGGATAGAGGAGAATTCTTAAGCAGACACTGGGGTCCCCTTTTTCCTCCCCACGCCCCTGTCCTGTGCCAgggtgcatacatgctcagtctgactctttgcaagacTGTAgcagactgcagccctccaggttcctctgtttatggagttttccaggcaagaatactggagtgagttgccactgcctactccagggaatcttcctagcccagggatcaaacccatctcttgcatgacaggtggattctttaccactagtgccacctgggaagccccgtccTGTGCCAGCTTTGGTTCTGAATACACACATGACAAATACTTACACCAGCAGCCCATAGGGGCTGGAGTTAGCATGTATCCACAGCCTTCCCGCTGCACGTCAACATCTCTCACACAGGGGCGTCATCGTCAGCCGCACAGGTTCTACAGTACGAGGCATTTGTGGCATTTGTGAGGTCACACAAGGCTGTCCTTGTCAGGCCCTTGGACAGGTTTCAGCCCTAGTGATGACTGTTTGGTTTGGGGCAATAATAATAACCCACTCATCCCTGCTAGAACACAAACTTCATAAGGCCGGGATCTCTGTTTCATCCACGAAGCATCCCAAGTTTCTGGAACAATGCAGGCACAAGGTAGGAACACAATACAGTTTTGCAATATGAATGAATCAATTTGTCCCCGCCCTACAGGAGATTGGGGTCTGAAAGAGGAACCCGGAAAACAGTCACTGAGGCTGTGGAAATCAGTTCAGACCACTTTAAACTGGGACACGCTCAACTCCTCCCCAGTTTGCTCTCCCAATCCTATTCATTCTACTGCTTGCcctctctcacctggaaaataacAGACTCACTTTCTGTCCCTTTCCCCCTGAAGCTCAGAGGGATTTCCTAAAAAGTAAATCAGGTAAGATCACTCCTTCATCTAAAGCAATTTGAAATCTTACCATTGCCTCCAGGCTGAAGTCCAGCTCCaatgaccaataaacacatgcagaagtgctcaacatcattagccatcattGTAtcaaatgccaatcaaaaccacagtCGGGAACCACTTCACACCCTCTGGCATGGCTGTTATTTAAAAAGACACAATAGCCAGTGTTGATGAGGACGTGGAGGCATTAGGACGTGGAGACATTAGAATCTTAATGCATTGCTCgtaggaatgtaaagtggtgcagCTGATGTGGGAACAGTCTGGCagctcctcaaaaagttaaacatggaaTTACCATCCAACCCAGCAATTCCTCTCCTAGGTAAACACCTAAGAGCTTAAACAAACCCTTGATCGATTTTCTAGAGGACACTGTTGAATTGCATCTTTCAAccctattttcatttctatttttaattatatttctttcccatctagattttttaataaagtttcaaCTTAGCAACACCATTATGTATTACAAGCCCCGTTCTCTTGGACTGCCCTTTGCAGGTCTAGATATTATGATGAAGACTGTTGTTCCACCCGTGTTTAGGCAATCACATATTCTTAGGCAATCACATATCCAAGCAATAATATTCATAATGGATTGAGTAAAATAATGATAgattatatttctttctcaaaaacGTTGAATTAAGTTTTAAATAGATGATACACGTACATGGTAGAGAAAATGCAAGCAATTGtaaagggcagacagaatgaaaactgcaatcacagaaaactaaccaacctgatcacatggaccacagccttgtctaactcagtgaaactgtaagccatgccatgtagggccacccaagatggacgggtcatggtggggagttctgacaaaacatggtccactggagaagggcatggcaaaccacttcagtctttttaccttgagaaccccatgaatagtatgaaaaggcaaaaggatatgacactgaaagatgaactccccaggtcagtaggtacccaatatgctactggagaagagtggagaaataactccagaaaaatgaagacgtggaaccaaagcaaaaacaacacccagttgtggatgtgactggtgatggaactGAAGTCCAAAGCTGTTAAGAATGATATTGCAtaaaaacctggaatgttaagtccatgaatcagggtaaattggaagtgatcaaacagaagatggcaagagtgaacttcaacattttaggaatcagtgaactgaaatggactggaatgggtgaatttaactcagatgatcgttacatctactactgtcagcaagaatcccttagaagaaatggagtatccatcatagtcagcaaaagagtctgaaatgcaatacgtGGGTGCgatctcaaaagcaacagaattatctctgttcatttccaaggcaaaccatttaataccgcagtaatccaagtctatgctccccAACCACTAACGCcaaagaagctgaacggttctatgatgacTGACAAGacctagaattaacaccaaaaaacagatgtcctttttatcatagaggactggaatgcaaaagtaggaagtcaggaaatacctggagtaacaggcaaatttggccttagagaaacaaaatgaagcagggaaaaggctaacagagttttgccaacagaacacactggtcatagcaaacaccctcttccaacaacacaagagatgactctacacatggacatctccagatggtcaacaccgaaatcagattcattatattctttgcaacagaagctctatacagtcagcaaaaacaagactgggagctgactgtggctcagatcatgaactccttattgcaaaattcagactaaaattgaagagagtagggaaagccactagaccattcagatatgacctaaatcaaatctctcacaatttatacagtggaaatgacaaataaattcaagggattagatctgatagacagagtgcctgaagaactgtggatggaggtttgtaacagtGTACAgaaggctgtgatcaaaaccattcccaataaaaagaaatgcaaaaaggcaaaatggttgtctgaagagaccttacaaatagctgagaaaagaagagaagcaaaaggcaaaggagagaaggaaagatacatccatctgaatgcagagtttcaaagaatagcaaggagagatacgaaaACCTTCTTAACTGATCAAtgagaagaaacagaggaaaacagtagaatgggaaagactagaggtctcttcaagaaaagtagagatatcaaaggaacatttcatgcaaagatgggctcaataagggacagaaattgtagggacctaagagaagcagaagatgttaagaagaggtgacaagaatacacagaagaactatacaaaaaagatctgaaagacccagataaccacaatggtgtgttcacccacctagagccagacatcctggagtgtgaagtcaagcaggccttaggaaacatcactaataacaaaactagtggaggtgatgtaattccagctgagctatttcagatcctaaaagatgatgctgtgaaagtgctgcactcaatatgccagcaaatttggaaaactcagcagtggccacaggactggaaaaggtctgttttcacttcaatcccaaagaaaggcaatgccaacgaatgctcaaactactgcaaaatgtactcatctaacacgctagtaaagtaaggctcaaaattttccaagccaggcttcaactgtacatgtaccgagaacttccagatgttcaagcgggacttagagaaggcagaggaaccaaagatcaaattgccaacatccgttggatcacagaaaagcaagcaagagaattccataaaaacatctgcttctgcttcattgactaggctaaagcctttgactgtgtagatcacaacagactgcagaaaattcttaaagagatgggaataccagactgcttttacttgcctcctgagaaatctgtatgcaggtcaagaagtaacagttagaactggacatggaaggacatactggttcaaaattggaaaaggagtacatcaaggctgtatatcgttcagttcagttcagtctctcagtcgtgtctgactctttgcaaccccatgaatcgcagcacgccaggcctccctgtctaacacgaactcccagagttcactcagattcacgtccatcgagtcagtgatgccatccagccatctcatcctctgtcgtccccttctcctcctgcccccaatccctcccagcatcagagccttttccaatgagtcaactcttcacatgaggtggccaaagtactggagtttcagctttagcatcattccttccaaagaaatcccagggctgatctccttcagaatggactaattggatctctttgcagtccaagggactctcaagagtcttctccaacacagttcaaaaacatcaattcttcagcgctcagctttcttcacagtccaactctcatatccatacatgaccactggaaaaaccatagccttgactagacggacctttgttggcaaagtaatatctctggttttcaatatgctatctaggttggtcatagctttccttccaaggagtaagcgtcttttaatttcatggctgcagtcaaccatctgcagtgattttggagcccaaaaaaataaagtttgaaactgtttccactgtttcccaatctatttcccatgaagtgatgggaccagatgccatgaaccttgttttctgaatgttgagctttaagccaactttttcactctcctctttcactttcatcaagaggcttttgagttcctcttcactttctgccataagggtggtaccatctgcatatctgaggttattgatatttctcctggaaatcttgattccagcttgtgcttcctccagcccagagtttttcatgatgtactctgcatagaagttaaataagcagggtgacaatatacgtactccttttcctatttggaaccagtctgttgttccatgtccaattctagctgttgcttcctgacctgcatataggtttctcaagaggcaggtcaggtggtctggtattcccatctttttcagaattttccacagtttattgtggtccacacagtcaaaagctttggcatagtcaataaagcagaaatagatgtttttctggaattctcttgctttttccattaccctgcttatttaacttatatgcagaacacatcatgtaaaatgctgggctggatgaagcactagctggaatcaagatttctgggagaaatatcaataacctcagatatgcagatgacaccacccttatgggagaaagtgaagaggaactaaagagcttcttgatgaaagaagGCAtttgggatctcagctccctgaccagaaattgaaaCTACACTGtctgtattggaaggcaaagtagcaaccatgggaccaccaggaaacttcctaatatgtttatttgttgactttttatttctgccttcatggcatgtgggatcttagttccctgaccagggatcgaacctgtgccccgcGTAGTGGAatcatggaatcttagccactagaccaccagggaagacccctgaAATGcttgtttttaagtttcattttcttgTCACTGTGGAGGATCCCTTGAGCCTGAATGAGCTGTCAGGGGCCTCTCTGTTCCATTCCCAATGCCCTGCGCCTTCCCCAGGGTCGGAGTCCACATGCAGGGGCAACTGGGCCTCAGCCTCAGCAACCTGGAGAGGAGAACTTTAAGAATCAaggcttccccccacccccttgggcttccctggtggcttggatggtcaagaatctgcttgcgatTCAGGAGAACAgtgttccatccttgggtcggggagatcccctgaagaagggactggctacccaccccagtattcttgcctggagaattccatgcacagaggagcctgctgggctacagtccacagtgttgcgaagagctggacacgactaagccactaacactttcactttccccaccctctccccccgCTCCTTTTTTTCAAAGACAACTTTCAGGGGCTCTGGATTTATGTAAAGCTCACATATGTCAATTTTTGGCAGCTGGACAGTTGCAGAATGCCACTCAGCCCTCCTCCCGTCCCACCAGAGGCTCAGCGTTTGATTAAGAATATGCTGGATCTGGCAAAAGTAGTTGCAGGTTATCACAAATCTGTCATAAGGAGGTAAAAATACAGCACAAAATACACTTTTCCAAATAGTCGTTCCTTACatcatctcatggacagaggtgctgcCAGACTCCatgggagggagatgagagtgaGGGAACAGGGGCTTGGTGAGTAATAATGGGGGATAAACCCTGTATGGGAGGGGAACAGGCCCCCAGCGTGGTCGGCTGGCCCGAGGGGTGAGCTGCACCTGCCTGGGAGGGTGGCTCTGGCGCAGCTCAGGACCGGACTGCCAGGGACTCATCTTCGCTTCCTGTGTGCCCTTCCAGGGCCATGGCGTCCTGCCCAGtcctgcagagggagagggtgttcCAGTCAGGAGCCCACATCTACAGGATCCCGGCTCTGCTCTACCTGCCTCAGCAGAAGACCCTGCTGGCCTTTGCGGAAGAGCGGATGAGCAAGAAGGATGAGCATGCCAAGCTCATTGTCCTGCGCAGGGGAAGCTACAATGCGTCCACCTGCCAGGTCCAGGTAAAGCCGGACAGGGGTACCACCGCTCTGCTGGGCATACAGGGACCAGCCCACACTTAGATGGCTGAGGTCTGGGGGCCAGAGGGCTCAAGGACCCATCAGGGATGCACAGAGAAGGTATCCCCCAGTGATCGCCGAGATCTCACACGGGTTCATTCAGAACAAGTTCGGCTGGCCTGGCAGCATCTGCTTTGGAACAAGCCAGTTGGGGAAACTGGTTTTGGAAAGATTCCCCTACATCCTTGAGATGCTGAGGGAAGACCAGCTCAGCATCACCTACCTGGGAGACAGCTCATCCTCTGAGTAAAATTAACCTGGGGTGGGTGGTTGGGGCGATTGCTTGGGTCCTGAAGTTCCAGCATGCAGATAAGTAATTCTGATGAAGATCCCCAAGGCTGGCTTATCACATGTGAAGGATTTAATATCATTATTATCTTAACTGTGTGGTCACTGTTCCCTTGTAGTTGCTTAGAGCATGGGTTTGAAGCAGAGGGACCTGGGTTCATGTCCCAGTTCCATGGCTAACCAGAAGTACGGCCTTGGGAGGCTCATCTACCTTATCTAAGCCTCTCAGTCTGCAGATGGAGGGTGGAGGTAGTACTACCTGTGCCCAGGAGTTAGAGGTTAGGGTTAGATAAGACCATGGGTGTTAGACCCTCTGCACGTGTCTGCCCTTAGACTCACTCACTGGGGGATGGTTATTAAGTAATAGGAGCTTccatgctagtggtaaagaacctgcctgccagtgcaggagacataagggatgccagtttgatccctgggttaggaagatcccctggaggagggcatggctacccactccagtgttcccacTTTAATGAACAGGGATAGACAGCAGAGCAGCAACATCTGTGACAGAGACTCGGGGACTACGGAAGCTCACTGAGTCCTAGGGTCATGGTGCTACCCCCAGCAGACCACATTAATAGAGTATGATGTATAAAAGATGGGAGGTGATTGTCACACTTGGTCTCACCCTGGCAGACCGCTGGTTATTCCTAAGGCTTTGATTTTCAAGAAGGGGAAGCTGGATGGAGCTGTTAAGTTGAAGGATCCAGGATGGAGCTGGGCAGGGCTGGTCCCGAAGCATCTTTGTCTTGAGGTCTAGCCCGTCATGGGTGCCCTGGATGGGTGCTGGAGGGATTGGGTGGGGTTGGGCCATCTTGCAGGGAGTGAGGTGGAGCCTTGGCTCCCACTCTGGGAAGTGTTGTGAGGGTGAATGAATGCTAGACCAAGAGTTCTCCTCCACAACCCCTCATGCTAACTCGCCCACCCCCAGAGCGCCCCCCTTGCCACGGTCACTGGCCCTCTCCGGGCTGtgcttctcctcctctcctctcccgcAGTGGCACTCACAGGAGGCGGTTTCCCAAGCCCAGCTGGAGGGCCACCGGTCcatgaacccaagccccctgtaTGACGAGGCCACGGGCaccattttcctcttcttcatcGCCATCCCTGGGCAGGTGTCAGAGCATCACCAGCTTCAGACCAGGGTCAACGTGACACGGCTGTGCCAGGTCACCAGCCCAGACCACGGCAAGTCCTGGAGCCCCCCCACCGACCTCACTGACTCCGTCATTGCCTCAGCCCACAAGGACTGGGCCACATTCGCGGTGGGCCCCGGGCACTGCCTGCAGCTGAGCAATCCGAAGCGGAGCCTGGTGGTGCCAGCTTACGCTTACCACAGCCACTGCTGCCAGAAGGCGCCTTCCCCCTCTGCCTTCTGCTTGGTCAGCCACGACCACGGGCGCACGTGGGCGAGAGGGAGCTTCGTGGCCCAGGGCACGCTGGAGTGCCAGGTGGCCGAAGTCAGGGATGGGCAACAGAGGGTGGTATATCTGAATGCGAGGAGCCCCCTCCGAGCCAGGGTCCAGGCCCAGAGCACCAACAACGCCCTGGATTTCAAGGAGACTCAGCAGGTGAAGAAGTTGGTGGAGCCCCCCCACGGCTGCCAAGGGAGCATCGTCAGCTTCCCCAGCCCCCACGCGGGCTCCGAACCCCTGGACTGGTGGCTGCTCTACACCCACCCGACTGACCCACGGCAGAGATCCAACCTGGGCGTGTACCTCAACCGGTGGCCGCCCGTGCCCACAACCTGGTCAGAGCCCACCCTGCTGGCCCCCGGCAGCTGCGCTTACTCAGACCTGCAGAGCATGGGCACCGGCCCTGACGGGTCACCCCAGTTTGGGTGTCTGTATGAATCGGATGATTACAAGGAGATCGTCTTTGTCATGTTCACCCTGCAGCAAGCCTTCCCAGCTGCGTTTTTGCCGCAGTGAGCAGCGAGCCCTCTGGGTGCTGCCCACGAGGGCTTTGCCCACCAAGGGGCTTGTGGTTCTCTTCTGCCCAGGCCCCTCTGGACTGGAGAGGCCGCCTCTTGCTTCCCTCTGTTGAACGTGTGATCAAAGGGGCGCCCAGTGTGTGTCTGCCGCTGGGctcctttcctcctctgttgTCTCAGCCTCCCCAGAGGATTCTATTTTCAGCCCAGCAACTGAAGGAACCTGGCTTCCTGGGGCCCCTGGGGACAGCCTGCAGCTTTGCTGCAGGACTTCATGAATTATCTAGTCCAGCCCATTTCTCCTTAGCTCCTCACGTTCCTGGGCACAGGCTGGGACAGAGATGCAAATTAGCAGAGACGCGTGTGTacgtttgtgtgtctgtgtgtatctctcTGTGTGTTCTCAATGCTTTAGAGCAGGGACCATAAGTATGGCTTTGCAAGGAGGTAAGGCAGGGTCTAGGAAAAGTAAGCTGGCTTATATTTTTGTGTAAGTTTCCCAGGGCTGCTGTAAAAAAGTACCAccaacttagtggcttaaaacaacagaaaatcactctctcacagttctggaggctaaaagcCACAAATCAAGGTGTCCTCAGGGCTGTGCTCCCCCCAAGGGAGCATGGGGCACATCCTTCCCTGCCTCGTCCAGAAGCCCAGGCCTCCCTTGGCTCATGGCTGCATCACTTTTGGGTCTGCCTCCATCTTCCCAtagccctctcctccttcctctctgctttctcttctgtATCTTTTAAGGACACTTAGGGCTCACCTGGACAATCCAGGATGACCCTTCACTtaactacatctgcaaagactcttttccaaataatgtcacattcacagctatggtttttccagtagtcatgtatggatgtgagagctggaccataaagaaggctgagcactgaaaaactgatgctttcaaattgtggtgttggagaagactcttgagagtccctgggactgcaaggagatcaaaccagtcagtcctaaaggaaatcaaccctgaatattcattggaaggacttatgctgaagctttaatactttggccacctgatgggaagagccgactcattggaaaagaccctgatactgcaAAAGAtttagggcaagaggagaagcgggtggcagaggatgagatggttgggtggcatcatcgactcaatgtacatgagtttgagcaactctgggtgatagtggaggacagagaagcctggcgtgctgcagtccatggggtcacaaaagtaggatacaacttagcgactaaaaccccaacaacaaaaacaacaaaaaccccaatacaaaaagtttaagaaaaaatcaCTCTCTTAAATGCTCTCCTTTCACAGAGGTCATGCAGTTGcatgctaagtgctttacttGGGTCtgatacgagtttgagcaaactccaggagatggtgaaggacaggggaggcctggcgtgctgcagttcatggggtcgaaaagagtcggacatgactctgCGACTGATTGACAGCACAACAGTAAAGAATGAACAGCTACACACCATAGCGTGGGTGATTTTCAGAAactatgttgagtgaaagaagacTGGCTCAAAAGAGTACACactttgtgattttatttatatgaaattcaagaaCAGACTAAACCAATCTTCCAAATAAATCAGGAGTGGCCAGCTCTGTGGAGGAGAGCTGTTCACTAAAAATGGGCTAGAAGGAGACTTCTGGGCACTGGAGTCTTCTCTTGCTTGGTCTAGTGCTGGTGAGGTGAGTGATTCCATGTGTTAAAAAGAATGAGTTGTGAGCACAAGGCAAGATTTGTGTACCTCACTCTGTATATGTTATAcctcaataataaaataaacactgaatTGAATAGTAGATTTGTTAGTTAAACCTCCACATCGATATATTGTGTTGGGTTGTAAAATTTTGgaagtgaatatttttaattaaaaattttgggGGGGACTGAATATTATTAATGAACTTTTGggggaaataattttagatttacagaaaagttataaAGATAGTACAGAGTGTTCCCGAACACCCCACACCGTCTTCCCTAATATTATCATCTTATGTAACTgtggtacatttgtcaaaacgAAGAGGCTTCGCTGGTAcattactattaactaaactCTGGACTTCATTCAGATTTCTCTAGTTTTTCCaccaatgtcctttttctgttctggGATCCAATCCAGGATACACTCAGTGAAACTGAATTTTTACTGTAATTTGTGtccttagacacacacacacacacacacacgtgaatgtgtgcctgctaagtcacttcagtcgtgtccaactctttgcgacgctatggaccagagccagccaggctcctttgtccatgggattctccaggcaagaatactggagtgcgttgccatgccctcctccaggggatcttcctgacccagggatcaaacccacatctcttatgtctcctgcattggcaggcaggttcttttccactcgcactgcctgggaagcccacacacacacacacacacacacaaatactccTTCCAGcaggcccctcccctcctcctaaCTTCCCCtaaaaaatgaaagtcgctcagactcttggcgaccccatggatggcatagtccatggaattctccaggccagaatactggagtgggcagccttccccttctccagcagatcttcccaacccaggaatcgaactggggtctcctgtatcacaggcagattccttaccaagtgagctatcagggaagcccacttgacaaacaaatgaacaaacaaatcaaCACAAAGAAGTGAGCTTCAGACCTGGATGACTGGGGTGGAAATGTTAGAAGCAGTTCAGACTCTGAAGCCTGGGGAAGGGGGCCCTTAATTCAATTACACagcaccccaccccaggctgtgCCACATGGGGGGCGGGAACCTTGGCCAGTTGTGAGCCCACTGCCACTGCCTGGGAGACCTGGGGGCTGGTGCAgcatgtgtgtgtctttgtaCTCTTGTGCATGTCCATTGTACACCTGCTGCCTGGCCTGAGCTGGTGGGGCAGCCCTGTTCAGTGTTCCGCTGGGTGACCCCATAAGCAGGGCCCAGACACAGCagagaacaggggagcctggcttctCCCATACCTGCCTCAGCatgggcagggagacctggggCTCCAGGCTTGGAAGCCCCCTTAGCCCTGGGATCAACTCAGAGCTGCTACCATACACCTCAGCTCCATCTGTCTGCATGCCCCTTTTAGCCGTCTGGtcgggtggacttccctggtggctcagctggtaaagaatccacctgcaatgtgggagacctgggttccatccctgggttgggaagatccccctggagaagggaaaggctacccactctagtattctggcctggagaattccatggactatatagtccatggggtcacaaagagtcagacacgactgagcgacttacactttcactttcactttctggtgtGGCCTTTCCACCTGTGACGGTCATGGGAGCCTTTCCACATCTATGTCCTGGCTTCCAGCAACAGCGACCGAGGCCTGGACTCTTGGGGCCTGGGGACCAGCTCTGGGAAGCCACTGAGAAAGGGATTCTGGGGCTGGGGAGTGGACGTGGCTGCTGGCATACCTGCCCCTGTGACAAG
Proteins encoded in this region:
- the NEU2 gene encoding sialidase-2, whose translation is MASCPVLQRERVFQSGAHIYRIPALLYLPQQKTLLAFAEERMSKKDEHAKLIVLRRGSYNASTCQVQWHSQEAVSQAQLEGHRSMNPSPLYDEATGTIFLFFIAIPGQVSEHHQLQTRVNVTRLCQVTSPDHGKSWSPPTDLTDSVIASAHKDWATFAVGPGHCLQLSNPKRSLVVPAYAYHSHCCQKAPSPSAFCLVSHDHGRTWARGSFVAQGTLECQVAEVRDGQQRVVYLNARSPLRARVQAQSTNNALDFKETQQVKKLVEPPHGCQGSIVSFPSPHAGSEPLDWWLLYTHPTDPRQRSNLGVYLNRWPPVPTTWSEPTLLAPGSCAYSDLQSMGTGPDGSPQFGCLYESDDYKEIVFVMFTLQQAFPAAFLPQ